The genomic DNA GGACACGATGCTTCTTTAACCGACAACTATTTTATTCGGCTGCTTTTGCAAAAAATGTATCAGAACGGAATTGAAATGCTAATCTCTGCTGCCGGATTGTATGCAGGACTACCTTTAACAACAATTTCAACGTCACAATCCAGCTTTCTGATGAGTAAAAACAAGGATTCAATAGAAAAGCCATCAAGTCTGCCGTTTAGGAGCGCCGTGATTTCCGGTTTGCTGAGTTCTAAAAGTTTGGCGGCCTCGTCCCATGTAAGTTGGCTTTCGGTTATAATGCTGTTGATTATTAAGGAAAGACGGGCTTTCGTACGGTATTCTTCTGGATTGACAAAACCTAAATCTTCAAACACATTACCGCTGCTTTTTTCACCTTCAATTTTTTCTTCAGTCATTTTTTTTCTCCTTGTGCAAGTCTTTTTGCCGTGTTCAAACGTCTACGGATGAGATCAATTTCCCTTTTGGGAGTCTTTATGCCCCGTGTCGATTTTTTTTGAAAGCAGTGCAGAACATAAACGAAGTCTCCGAGGTTCACCGCATAAACTGCCCGATAGGTATCCCGGGCGTAATCGCTGACAATTTCATACACTCCCGAAAATCCTTTCAAGGGTTTGGTTTTGTGAGGCGTTATGCCTGATTGCACACCTTCCAATGTATAGCCTATTTCTTGCTGTACCCTGTTCGGAAATTCTAAAAGCCTCTTCTTGGAGTCGCCCACCCAGAAAACGTCTCGCATTCGTTTTTGCTGCATACACATATTTTAGCAAATCAAGAGAGTTTTTGCTACACTTTCTTCACCAGGAAAAACTCATGGGAACTGACGCACGATTTTAAGTGCTGCGGAAGTCATAGTGAGCATCGCGACTGGAATAGTTGGCTCGATTCATATATCGGTAATTCTGCCTACTTCGTCTATTTCGCGGATCAAGCATTTTTGATGTCAGAGGAAGAATTTCAGAAGGCAAAGGGATCCCAATCGCGGACATCGCTAAGTTTTTTACATACTCTACTACTGATGTCCGTTCAACGTTCAAGGCGACGCGTGATGTAATGTCATCTATTCTTCGGCAAGCGCGATGTGAAATATCCCGTGATCTTTGATAGCACTAAACAGTTTATCGTTAAGGACAGCGAGCGCAGCAGTTTCACCGAGTGCTTCTGAGGAAACCTTTTTCCATTGATTACGGGTATCCAACCGATAGGCTCCGATATTGCTAACACCATAGATTGTGGGGCCATCCACGGCAAATCTATCTATGATCGGACGCATACCCGCACTATCGGTTAGCACGCGCCAGTGTGCGCCGGTCTCTGAACTCAAGACCCCTTCGTCTGTTGCGACATAAACTGTTGAGCCAACAAAGGTTATCTCATTGAAATCGTCAAAACGAAGTGGTAGACTTGGCGTAACATCTCTCCAGCTATTCCCTCCATCAAGTGACTGAAACAGCTTACCATCGCGTTTGCCGACGTAGATGGTTTCTCTCGAAACGGCTAATTTGAGATCCTGGATGTCGTTGTCATAAGACTCTTGGCTCTTGTCTGTTAATCCTGTGTTTGTCCATACCGGATCACCCAGTTTCCACTTAAAAAGCGTACGTTCCTGCTCAGCATAGAATACATCGTTAGAGACCCCGACTATTCCGGCTCCCGCTTTCTCTTTCTTTATGGGCGGTGGAACGATCGAGACAATTACGTGATGCTCTGTTTTAGAATCCGCGGATAAGTGCGTCTCTTTCGCTGCCTCGCTACCTGTTGGTAACTTGCGGCGTAATACTTCATCATGAGAAGCGGGTATGCTTTGAACGGGACTGCGTATACCGCCATCTGTAGATACGTGGGCAATTTGCAAATTGTTAACTCCAGGTGAAATAAGATAAAGATTATTGTCATCAACCACCAATTTTGAGTGAAAGGTATTGGAGACACGCGCGCTTTCCGGTTTTGATGAGTCAGTTGTAATTACAATCACCTTTGCAGCAAAATCCCCAGTAATTGAGATTTTTTTCCAACACACACCTTCGTCAGTGGATTGATACACCGCATAGCCGGTATGCGCGTATAATCTGTTATTGAACGCAACCAAATCCTTTAGCCTTGTTCCCACCATCCCATCTATAAGTAATCTCCACGATTGCCCGCCATCAGTTGTGCGATGAATCCCAAAGAGACCCGCTTTGTAAAACGTCGTCTCGTCTATAGCCACAACTGGAAGACTATTGATCATGAACAGGTCCGTATCTCCTGAAAGTTCTGTCCAGGTTTGTCCGCTATCTGTTGAATGATATTGTTGGCTGGCAGTTGACACTAAAAGCACTTCACCAACAGCCGAAACCGTCATGCCAGAGGGTATCACTCGATCATAATCAGATTTATAACTGGGTGTTATTTCTGTCCAAGATGCTCCCAAGTTAGCCGAATGGAAAATTTTGAGGGCATGCGACTCATTTCTTGGTACTTCTTGTTCTACCTCTATTGGCGTGAGTCCCAACAGATGGGGACCTGTCCCAACATAGAGATTATTATCAGACACTGCCAAGGAATAGATGGCTCTTGATGTCTCTACCGGCAACTTTTGCCAAGTGCCTGAACCCAGACGATAGAGACCGCGCGCTGTGCCAGCAAACACTGTTGTTCCAACAGCAGCGACTGTAGAAATCCTTTTGTTTGCCAATCCGCCATTAAATAGGTGCCATTGTGTCCCACCGTCTGTAGATCGATAAATCCCTTCATCTCTAAGCGCAAGATACATCGTAGAACTCTCACCCGTGATAATGAGACCAACGGCGTGTCCCTTTGGTCGGGAACCAATCGTCCGCCATGTTTCACCTTTATCATCCGACCTAAATATTTCATCGGTGGATACTATGTAAAGGATGCCACTATGCTCTGCCATCGGCATTAGCGATTCACCAATTGGAATATCCGTGTTGATGCGTGTCCATGTGGTAGCATCTGCGCCTAATCTGTATATGCCTGAGGGGGTAACACCATAGACGCTGCCTTCAGATGTAGCGAAGATATCGCGGACGCGCCCGCTTGGTGGTGCGCTTCCCTGCGTCCACTGCGAAGTCGAAAACTTGGCGGAGTCCTCCAATGTAACAGATGCTGTGGTCGTTGTAGAGACTTGTGCCCCAGTACCGCTGTTTTTACCTGCGGAAGCTGCCCGACCCACTCGATTTTGTATAGCGGGTTTCGCCGCAATATCCAGAATGATAGGTGTGTCAACGATTTCAATGGTAGGTTCAGATTGTGCTTCAAAACTGTACGGCTTCTGAAAACGAGCAAGGTACGCGTTGCTCACACCGAGCAGCAATATCACCAGAACGGTGGCAGTTCCAACAGCCGCCCACGGTAGCAACGGTTTGCCAACCGGGGGCGATATCGGTTTCATATTAGCGACTTCCTGCATGATACGCTCAGTTACTTGGGCAGGGAATGGGATACCCCCGAGTGTTTCGCTAACCAATAGTTCTTCCTGCCGTTCCTGTAAACGCTCGCGTCCGCGGTGAAGTCGACTTTTAACTGTGTTGACTGACACACCTAAGAATTTTCCAATTTCCTTCGCCGTCATTTCTCCGAGATAAAAGAGTGTCACCACCGTACGTTCGCTCTCCGGCAGCTTTGCCAAAAGTTTTTTGACGAGTTCATGGCGATCCTCAGTGATCTCTGTCTGCCGTAGGTCAGATAAGTGATGCGTATAAGAGAGTTTCTCAATTTCTTCTATAGGTGTGGCTTCCAATGATTGCATCACAGATTTGTTCTTTTGGTGCCACTTCTTGCAAAGATTATTCGCGATAACATAAAGCCATCCCCCAAACTGGTTCGGATTTTTCAGCTGTGCGAGGTGCTTGTATACCTTGAGGAAAGTGTCTTGGGTTATCTCTTCAGCGATGTGAAAGTCACCGACCTTTCGCCACGCCAGCGCATGAATACTCTTTTGATGCTTTTGGACTAAAACACTGAATGCTTCATCGTTGCCTGATAAAATGCTACGAATCAATTGAACATCGTTTTCTCTTTCCATCAGAATACTCCGTGATTATGATCCGCCGATTTTGGACAGATACAGCGGTGGATAGACAAGTTATCTCAATATCAAGTCACTTTCCTATTGGTAAAGTATACC from Candidatus Poribacteria bacterium includes the following:
- a CDS encoding helix-turn-helix transcriptional regulator — translated: MTEEKIEGEKSSGNVFEDLGFVNPEEYRTKARLSLIINSIITESQLTWDEAAKLLELSKPEITALLNGRLDGFSIESLFLLIRKLDCDVEIVVKGSPAYNPAAEISISIPF
- a CDS encoding type II toxin-antitoxin system RelE/ParE family toxin, which gives rise to MRDVFWVGDSKKRLLEFPNRVQQEIGYTLEGVQSGITPHKTKPLKGFSGVYEIVSDYARDTYRAVYAVNLGDFVYVLHCFQKKSTRGIKTPKREIDLIRRRLNTAKRLAQGEKK
- a CDS encoding sigma-70 family RNA polymerase sigma factor, which codes for MERENDVQLIRSILSGNDEAFSVLVQKHQKSIHALAWRKVGDFHIAEEITQDTFLKVYKHLAQLKNPNQFGGWLYVIANNLCKKWHQKNKSVMQSLEATPIEEIEKLSYTHHLSDLRQTEITEDRHELVKKLLAKLPESERTVVTLFYLGEMTAKEIGKFLGVSVNTVKSRLHRGRERLQERQEELLVSETLGGIPFPAQVTERIMQEVANMKPISPPVGKPLLPWAAVGTATVLVILLLGVSNAYLARFQKPYSFEAQSEPTIEIVDTPIILDIAAKPAIQNRVGRAASAGKNSGTGAQVSTTTTASVTLEDSAKFSTSQWTQGSAPPSGRVRDIFATSEGSVYGVTPSGIYRLGADATTWTRINTDIPIGESLMPMAEHSGILYIVSTDEIFRSDDKGETWRTIGSRPKGHAVGLIITGESSTMYLALRDEGIYRSTDGGTQWHLFNGGLANKRISTVAAVGTTVFAGTARGLYRLGSGTWQKLPVETSRAIYSLAVSDNNLYVGTGPHLLGLTPIEVEQEVPRNESHALKIFHSANLGASWTEITPSYKSDYDRVIPSGMTVSAVGEVLLVSTASQQYHSTDSGQTWTELSGDTDLFMINSLPVVAIDETTFYKAGLFGIHRTTDGGQSWRLLIDGMVGTRLKDLVAFNNRLYAHTGYAVYQSTDEGVCWKKISITGDFAAKVIVITTDSSKPESARVSNTFHSKLVVDDNNLYLISPGVNNLQIAHVSTDGGIRSPVQSIPASHDEVLRRKLPTGSEAAKETHLSADSKTEHHVIVSIVPPPIKKEKAGAGIVGVSNDVFYAEQERTLFKWKLGDPVWTNTGLTDKSQESYDNDIQDLKLAVSRETIYVGKRDGKLFQSLDGGNSWRDVTPSLPLRFDDFNEITFVGSTVYVATDEGVLSSETGAHWRVLTDSAGMRPIIDRFAVDGPTIYGVSNIGAYRLDTRNQWKKVSSEALGETAALAVLNDKLFSAIKDHGIFHIALAEE